From Haliotis asinina isolate JCU_RB_2024 chromosome 8, JCU_Hal_asi_v2, whole genome shotgun sequence, a single genomic window includes:
- the LOC137295160 gene encoding uncharacterized protein, protein MDQLTTEIVWDQLMTEAVLGHLTTEIVWDHLMTEIVLGHLTTEIVWGHLMTEIVLGHLTTEIVWDHLMTEIVLGHLTTEIVWDHLMTEIVLGHLTTEIVWDQLMTEAVLGHLTIEIVWDHLMTEIVLGHLTTEIVWDHLMTEIVLGHLTTEIVWDHLMTEIVLGHLTTEIIRAAPWFVCTSLAHPGPCRLRHTTSFHNHSVLRTSYRVLNSADSIQTLAQITSFRLDNNS, encoded by the coding sequence ATGGACCAACTGACGACTGAGATAGTATGGGACCAACTGATGACTGAGGCAGTATTGGGCCATCTGACGACTGAGATAGTATGGGACCACCTGATGACAGAGATAGTGCTGGGCCATCTGACGACTGAGATAGTATGGGGCCACCTGATGACAGAGATAGTGCTGGGCCATCTGACGACTGAGATAGTATGGGACCACCTGATGACAGAGATAGTGCTGGGCCATCTGACGACTGAGATAGTATGGGACCACCTGATGACAGAGATAGTGCTGGGCCATCTGACGACTGAGATAGTATGGGACCAACTGATGACTGAGGCAGTATTGGGCCATCTAACGATTGAGATAGTATGGGACCACCTGATGACAGAGATAGTGCTGGGCCATCTGACGACTGAGATAGTATGGGACCACCTGATGACAGAGATAGTACTGGGCCATCTGACGACTGAGATAGTATGGGACCACCTGATGACAGAGATAGTACTGGGCCATCTAACGACTGAGATAATACGCGCAGCGCCATGGTTTGTTTGTACCTCGTTAGCCCACCCCGGCCCATGCCGACTGAGACACACCACATCATTCCACAACCACAGCGTATTACGTACTTCATACAGAGTGCTGAATTCCGCAGACTCAATTCAAACACTTGCACAGATAACCAGTTTCCGGCTTGATAATAATTCATAG